From a region of the Monodelphis domestica isolate mMonDom1 chromosome 8, mMonDom1.pri, whole genome shotgun sequence genome:
- the LOC100616908 gene encoding transmembrane protein 216-like — protein MALPCCQLSSVSMEILLFLNGRYNTTYFLLEPFTFFYKPNLILDPVILFLYFGIEITHIFFGTKGNLCQRMMPLGISLTLTFLSTKMAFYYLLLQTYVLLLIKAMMGTILDTILLTLNTLSSMDSFLSTRDLPKESLGDCPMVPQRYMTSGRLTFCLGLGSIF, from the coding sequence ATGGCGCTGCCATGCTGCCAACTGTCCTCTGTCTCCATGGAGATCCTGCTCTTTCTCAATGGCCGGTACAACACCACCTACTTCCTGCTGGAGCCTTTCACATTCTTCTACAAACCCAACCTCATTCTTGACCCAGTGATACTGTTCCTGTACTTTGGAATCGAAATTACCCACATTTTCTTCGGTACAAAAGGAAACCTCTGTCAAAGGATGATGCCTCTTGGCATCAGCTTGACCTTGACCTTCCTGTCAACCAAAATGGCTTTCTATTACCTCCTGCTGCAGACTTATGTGCTTCTCCTTATTAAAGCCATGATGGGCACCATTCTGGACACCATTCTGCTTACACTCAACACCTTATCCAGCATGGATTCTTTTTTAAGTACTAGAGACCTGCCCAAAGAGAGTCTTGGTGACTGCCCCATGGTGCCCCAGAGGTACATGACCTCAGGAAGGCTGACCTTTTGCCTTGGTCTTGGAAGCATCTTCTAA